The genomic segment TGCTTCGGCAGCCCGGGGATGTAGAGCGCGCCGATCTCGACGGCCGTGACGATGGCCAGCACCACCGCCACCTTGATATAGGTGGCGACGCTGGCATGACCTTCCTCGTGTCCGTGCGATGGCGCCTGCGAGTAGCTCGCGTCCATGTCTGCGTGCCTCCTACGGGATCAGGTAGAC from the Candidatus Methylomirabilota bacterium genome contains:
- a CDS encoding cytochrome C oxidase subunit IV family protein; this encodes MDASYSQAPSHGHEEGHASVATYIKVAVVLAIVTAVEIGALYIPGLPKHFLVGFLIVMSILKFALVVAFFMHLYYDSKLLTALFVGPLTIACAIIL